Proteins found in one Subtercola endophyticus genomic segment:
- a CDS encoding zinc-ribbon domain-containing protein, with amino-acid sequence MTDNVAAWWARRQFSKGAVVPYDVGEYREQWQQFPALIRQYHPDLNDFITLTQIPPAADVYLTWLCDVGHVFVATPDEQRNRPGRTRRRSSWCPECSAGATRQRVRDARAQADPPTALALPGAGEAFHSAAAPRPASAAEARLRQLLAERLEFDASVNAVRVARPFFGRLEVWPDILLPDLRVAIEYDTVGRFGLEHVGRREVADRRKDRLLRAAGWEVVRIRAGKLLPLGPYDLAASAVAPKLVDRLIDTLRAIRGDLIVNAYLDARRSASGAE; translated from the coding sequence GTGACAGACAACGTAGCGGCGTGGTGGGCCAGGCGGCAGTTCTCGAAGGGTGCCGTGGTGCCCTACGACGTGGGCGAGTATCGCGAGCAGTGGCAACAGTTTCCCGCGCTCATCCGGCAGTACCATCCTGACCTCAACGACTTCATCACGCTCACGCAGATTCCTCCGGCCGCCGATGTCTACCTCACCTGGCTATGCGACGTGGGGCACGTCTTCGTGGCGACTCCCGACGAGCAGCGCAACCGCCCCGGTCGCACCCGGCGGCGGTCGTCGTGGTGCCCCGAGTGCAGCGCAGGCGCCACCCGCCAGCGGGTTCGGGATGCCCGAGCTCAGGCCGATCCGCCGACGGCGCTTGCGCTGCCGGGGGCCGGGGAGGCGTTCCACAGTGCGGCGGCGCCACGGCCCGCATCCGCAGCCGAGGCGCGATTGCGCCAGTTGCTGGCTGAGCGCCTCGAGTTCGACGCCTCCGTGAACGCGGTTCGGGTCGCGCGGCCGTTCTTCGGTCGGCTCGAGGTGTGGCCGGACATCCTGCTGCCCGACCTGCGCGTCGCCATCGAGTACGACACCGTCGGCCGATTCGGGCTGGAACACGTCGGCAGACGCGAGGTTGCCGACCGCCGTAAAGACCGCTTGTTGCGCGCAGCCGGCTGGGAGGTGGTGCGCATTCGGGCGGGCAAACTGCTGCCGCTCGGGCCCTACGATCTGGCGGCGTCGGCGGTGGCACCGAAACTGGTCGACCGCTTGATCGACACACTGCGCGCGATTCGCGGCGACCTCATTGTGAACGCGTACCTGGATGCACGGCGTTCCGCTAGCGGCGCGGAATGA